The Chryseolinea soli genome contains a region encoding:
- a CDS encoding SusC/RagA family TonB-linked outer membrane protein has protein sequence MNRTLQRTKNSLAYPAFRAALAAVLLLLVSVAAMAQVTVSGKVTSGEDASPIPGVNIVVKGSTLGTISDADGAYTINVPSADATLIFTFVGYLPQEASLAGRTTVDIVLATDSKQLSEVVVTALGIQKEKKSLGYAVQSVSGENLTTARETNVSNQLAGKIAGVTVVGSNSGIGGSARVTIRGERSIDLNKNQPLYVVDGVPISNGFTGASGRNNLEVDFGNGAGFVNSDDIESMTVLKGGAATALYGSRAANGVIVIKTKSGKGTKGIGVEVNSNTTFESVLRLPKYQNVYGQGNGNGGDFAFVNGGGAGLTDGTDESWGPAFNGQQYPQFNSPRTLNGQTIPYRGGDMNAPAGSVITPTAWLNDKDGVKNFFQTGRTLTNNVALVGSNAHGDFRLSYTGLNETGTVPNTDLKRNTVSFGGGYNLTPKFSARAFVSYIKSESGNRPSISYGTENIMYLFNCWLPRSVDVGALKDYWMDGQQGRRQFNWNYNYHDNPYFTMYENTNGQFVDRIIGNLSLKYDFTPWLSLQLRTATDYANDRRQFRRAFSTQRFPFGQYRENNIVTEERNSDFLLTFNKEIVPSVFTLTASVGGNQLRQKSDFLEVNAPQLNIPGIYNLTNSRAPLQTTQTDTKKRVNSLYASVQLGYKNMLFLDLSARNDWSSALTLPQELKTLGIGTEDNSYFYSSAALSAVVTDMVQLPEAISFAKVRASIAQVGNDTDPFTFTQSYNPSDPYGSSQVYGENDRLANFSLKPEISTAYEGGLDLRFFGNRLGVDVTMYESRTRNQILNIPLSITTGYNSRSINAGEIKNHGIEIMLTTVPIQTTWGLRWNFDVNFSKNRSEVLSLSDGLNNFVMASRRVSIEARVGERMGDMYGIGFARVQNTDPTKPYYDASGQSVGQMVYDSQGRPIATTDRIKLGNYNPDWLAGINNTLTYKGVKLGFLFDVRQGGKVYSETQTVGREGGIIQETLQGRENGYYPQASVQNDPQLLNAPAGTYVVGEGVNQNADGSFRVNDHRVLPRQWHSAWTGGRSIAEGVMYDASFVKLREVQLGYTFPDKFFGKVPFRSVSIALVGRNLALWTDVPHIDPEVMSYSGGTALPGIEYMSIPSSRSYGFNVSLKF, from the coding sequence ATGAACAGGACTCTACAAAGAACTAAAAATTCTTTGGCCTATCCGGCGTTTCGTGCCGCGTTGGCAGCCGTGCTGCTGCTCCTTGTTTCCGTTGCTGCCATGGCGCAGGTAACGGTATCTGGCAAAGTCACCTCAGGCGAAGATGCCTCGCCAATTCCCGGTGTGAACATTGTAGTGAAAGGTTCCACATTGGGCACCATCTCCGACGCCGACGGTGCCTACACGATCAACGTTCCCTCCGCAGACGCTACCTTGATATTTACCTTTGTGGGTTATCTCCCGCAGGAAGCATCGCTCGCAGGTCGGACGACGGTGGACATTGTGTTGGCCACGGACTCCAAACAACTTTCGGAAGTAGTCGTAACGGCCTTGGGTATTCAGAAAGAAAAGAAAAGTCTGGGTTATGCCGTACAAAGCGTGAGCGGCGAGAACCTCACCACAGCGCGCGAGACAAACGTTTCGAACCAGCTGGCGGGAAAGATCGCCGGCGTCACCGTGGTGGGGAGCAACTCCGGCATTGGTGGTTCCGCGCGCGTAACCATTCGCGGCGAGCGTTCCATAGACCTCAACAAGAACCAGCCGCTCTATGTGGTGGATGGCGTTCCCATCAGCAACGGATTTACCGGGGCTTCGGGCCGAAACAATCTTGAAGTAGACTTTGGCAATGGTGCCGGCTTTGTCAATTCCGATGACATCGAATCGATGACCGTGCTGAAGGGCGGCGCGGCTACGGCGTTGTACGGATCCCGTGCGGCCAACGGTGTGATCGTGATCAAAACCAAATCCGGCAAAGGCACGAAGGGTATCGGCGTGGAGGTGAACTCCAACACCACGTTCGAATCGGTTCTTCGCTTGCCGAAGTATCAAAATGTGTATGGACAAGGCAACGGTAACGGCGGCGACTTCGCGTTTGTGAACGGTGGTGGCGCGGGCCTCACCGATGGCACCGACGAAAGCTGGGGCCCTGCATTTAATGGCCAACAATATCCACAATTCAACTCCCCCCGCACCCTCAATGGGCAGACCATCCCGTATCGCGGTGGCGACATGAACGCGCCCGCGGGAAGCGTCATCACACCCACCGCCTGGCTGAACGACAAGGATGGTGTGAAGAACTTTTTTCAAACGGGAAGAACACTCACCAACAACGTGGCCCTCGTCGGCAGCAATGCGCACGGCGACTTTCGTCTTTCCTACACCGGCCTGAACGAGACCGGCACCGTGCCCAACACCGACCTGAAACGCAACACCGTATCGTTTGGTGGCGGCTACAACCTGACCCCGAAGTTTTCGGCTCGTGCGTTTGTGAGCTACATTAAAAGTGAAAGCGGCAACCGTCCGTCCATCAGCTATGGTACGGAGAACATCATGTACCTCTTCAACTGCTGGTTACCCCGCTCCGTGGATGTTGGAGCGCTGAAGGACTATTGGATGGATGGCCAGCAAGGTCGCCGTCAATTTAATTGGAACTACAACTATCACGACAATCCCTACTTCACGATGTACGAGAACACCAACGGTCAGTTCGTGGATCGCATCATCGGGAACCTGAGTTTGAAATATGATTTCACACCGTGGCTGAGTCTGCAATTGCGGACGGCTACCGATTATGCCAATGATCGCCGCCAGTTTCGGCGAGCTTTCAGCACACAACGTTTTCCGTTTGGACAATACCGAGAAAACAACATCGTCACCGAAGAGCGGAACTCCGATTTCTTGCTGACCTTCAACAAGGAGATCGTCCCTTCCGTGTTCACCCTGACGGCATCGGTGGGTGGGAACCAACTGCGTCAGAAATCGGACTTCCTGGAAGTCAATGCGCCGCAGCTGAACATCCCCGGCATCTACAACCTCACCAACTCCCGCGCACCGTTGCAAACAACGCAGACCGACACGAAGAAACGCGTGAACAGTTTGTACGCCTCCGTGCAATTGGGCTACAAGAATATGCTGTTCCTCGACCTTTCCGCACGCAACGATTGGTCCAGTGCACTGACGTTGCCCCAGGAGTTGAAGACGCTCGGCATCGGCACCGAAGACAACAGCTATTTCTATTCATCCGCAGCCCTCAGCGCGGTGGTGACGGACATGGTGCAATTGCCGGAAGCTATTTCGTTTGCCAAGGTGCGGGCCAGCATTGCCCAGGTGGGTAATGATACCGATCCGTTTACGTTCACACAATCGTATAACCCCAGCGATCCGTATGGCTCGTCACAAGTGTATGGTGAGAACGACCGGTTGGCAAACTTCAGCCTGAAGCCGGAGATCAGCACGGCCTATGAAGGCGGACTTGATCTGCGGTTCTTTGGCAACCGGCTTGGGGTGGACGTTACGATGTACGAATCCCGCACGCGCAACCAGATCCTGAACATTCCGCTCTCGATTACCACGGGCTACAACAGCCGGTCTATCAATGCCGGTGAGATCAAGAACCATGGTATTGAGATCATGTTGACCACCGTACCGATTCAAACTACCTGGGGATTGCGCTGGAACTTTGATGTTAACTTCTCCAAGAACAGGAGTGAGGTGTTGTCCCTGTCGGATGGCCTCAACAATTTTGTGATGGCCAGCCGCCGCGTGAGCATCGAGGCCCGTGTTGGCGAGCGCATGGGGGATATGTACGGAATAGGTTTTGCCCGCGTGCAGAACACTGATCCGACCAAACCCTATTACGACGCATCGGGTCAATCCGTCGGTCAAATGGTATACGACAGCCAAGGCCGTCCCATCGCCACAACCGATCGCATCAAACTTGGAAATTACAACCCTGACTGGCTCGCGGGTATCAACAACACCCTTACCTACAAAGGCGTGAAGCTGGGCTTCCTGTTCGACGTTCGTCAAGGTGGTAAGGTATATTCCGAGACACAAACCGTGGGACGTGAAGGGGGCATCATCCAGGAGACCTTACAAGGTCGTGAGAATGGCTACTATCCGCAAGCTTCCGTACAAAACGACCCTCAATTGCTGAATGCGCCGGCAGGCACCTATGTGGTGGGCGAAGGTGTCAACCAAAATGCTGACGGCTCGTTCCGGGTCAACGACCATCGCGTGCTGCCGCGCCAATGGCATTCGGCATGGACGGGTGGCAGAAGCATCGCCGAAGGAGTGATGTATGATGCTTCTTTCGTGAAGCTTCGCGAAGTACAGCTTGGCTATACCTTCCCGGACAAATTTTTTGGTAAGGTTCCTTTCCGCAGTGTGAGCATTGCCCTGGTGGGAAGAAATCTCGCGTTGTGGACC
- a CDS encoding TIGR03364 family FAD-dependent oxidoreductase, whose translation MEKKADIAIVGAGIAGLAHAYMALRKGYSVVLFERDQFAVGASVRNFGLSWPIGQEPAVGLEYALRARHHWQEVAREAGFWMKPNGSLHVVYNDDEWDVLQEFMRLYQDASYDCTLLSPEQVKEKSGVVIQKGLRGGLWSRTEGTVNPREAIRKIPLWLKEKYGLVLRYGQVVREIALPHVHTARETWEVSKAFVCSGADFETLYPEVFDNHPVSKCKLQMMKAVPEKPIDLGPTLCAGLTLRHYAAFGKCPSLPKVDARYDAESEAYKDNGVHVLLAQNQAGELIIGDSHHYSRTVEPFDDEEINELILNYLRSFADLGAIKITERWHGVYPKLMGDIHLIVRPQPNVTVVTGLGGAGMTLSFGIAERLIDAL comes from the coding sequence ATGGAAAAGAAAGCAGACATCGCCATCGTCGGCGCCGGCATAGCAGGATTGGCACACGCCTACATGGCCTTGCGTAAAGGATACAGCGTCGTCTTGTTCGAACGCGACCAATTTGCCGTGGGGGCATCGGTTCGAAATTTCGGATTGTCATGGCCCATAGGCCAGGAGCCCGCCGTGGGGTTGGAGTATGCCTTGCGGGCGCGTCATCATTGGCAAGAAGTGGCGCGGGAGGCCGGGTTTTGGATGAAGCCCAACGGCTCGCTTCATGTGGTGTACAACGATGACGAGTGGGATGTGTTGCAGGAGTTCATGCGTCTGTATCAGGATGCTTCTTATGATTGCACGTTACTTTCCCCGGAGCAAGTAAAAGAAAAGTCGGGCGTGGTCATACAAAAAGGGTTGCGTGGCGGGCTGTGGAGCCGTACGGAAGGCACGGTGAATCCCCGCGAAGCCATTCGCAAAATTCCGTTGTGGTTAAAGGAGAAATATGGCTTGGTGCTGCGCTATGGACAGGTGGTCAGGGAAATTGCTTTGCCCCACGTTCATACGGCACGCGAGACCTGGGAAGTGTCGAAAGCGTTTGTTTGCAGCGGTGCCGATTTCGAGACCTTGTATCCGGAGGTGTTCGACAATCATCCCGTATCGAAATGCAAGCTGCAGATGATGAAGGCTGTGCCGGAGAAACCCATTGATCTTGGGCCGACGTTGTGCGCAGGGCTTACCTTGCGGCACTATGCTGCTTTTGGTAAGTGCCCGTCGCTTCCCAAAGTAGACGCGCGCTATGATGCCGAATCCGAGGCCTATAAAGACAATGGCGTGCATGTGCTGTTGGCGCAAAACCAAGCGGGCGAACTGATCATCGGCGATTCGCATCACTACAGCCGCACCGTAGAGCCTTTTGACGACGAAGAGATCAACGAGCTTATCCTGAACTATCTGAGATCGTTTGCCGACCTCGGTGCGATAAAGATCACGGAACGCTGGCACGGGGTATACCCCAAACTCATGGGCGACATTCATTTGATCGTAAGACCCCAACCCAACGTGACGGTCGTGACCGGCCTCGGTGGCGCGGGCATGACGCTCAGCTTTGGCATTGCCGAGAGATTAATAGACGCGCTCTGA
- a CDS encoding DUF5690 family protein → MSPSSESPITRWLKRVNGFSFALYATLMAFCCYTCVYAFRKTFSVATFDGLVYAGISYKVWLVTFQVVGYACSKFAGIKIISELKSASRASGILLMVSIAGVSWLLFAWVSAPYNIIFLFTNGFPLGLVWGMVFGYLEGRRFTEVLGAGLSVSFIFSAGFAKSIGGFIIRDWSVSETWMPFVTCCLFLVPLLIFLYLLDKLPPPSAEDEQLRTRRQPMNAAERSQFIFTFWPGIVLFTLSYMLLTAFRDFRDNFSAEVWRALGQGNSPEIFTTTEVPVSIIVLVVMGSIMIIKSNKLALMVNHIIIFFGMALIGVSTLLFQHQLISPTLWMILIGLGLYLGYVPFNSIFFDRMLATFQYVGTVGFIMYVADSFGYLGSVSVLFFKEFGYATVGWLDFFISCAYIISAAGCLLIGGSMLYFHLKHRQWKMQSA, encoded by the coding sequence ATGTCGCCATCTTCCGAGTCGCCCATTACACGTTGGCTGAAACGCGTCAACGGATTTTCGTTTGCGCTCTACGCGACGCTCATGGCCTTTTGCTGCTATACCTGTGTGTATGCTTTTCGCAAAACATTTTCCGTCGCCACGTTCGATGGGCTGGTGTATGCCGGCATCAGCTATAAGGTTTGGTTGGTCACTTTTCAGGTGGTTGGGTATGCGTGCTCTAAATTTGCCGGGATAAAGATCATATCGGAGCTAAAGTCGGCGTCGCGGGCCTCGGGCATTTTGCTCATGGTGAGCATCGCGGGCGTGTCGTGGTTGCTGTTTGCCTGGGTATCCGCGCCCTACAACATCATTTTCCTTTTCACAAACGGATTTCCGTTGGGACTGGTATGGGGCATGGTCTTTGGCTATCTCGAAGGGCGGCGGTTCACGGAAGTGCTGGGCGCCGGACTTTCCGTGAGTTTCATTTTTTCGGCCGGCTTTGCCAAATCGATTGGTGGCTTTATCATTCGCGACTGGAGTGTTTCCGAAACATGGATGCCCTTTGTCACCTGCTGTCTCTTCCTGGTGCCGTTGTTGATTTTCCTGTACTTACTGGACAAACTCCCTCCACCTTCTGCGGAAGACGAACAGTTGCGCACGCGTCGCCAGCCCATGAATGCCGCCGAGCGCTCGCAATTTATCTTCACCTTCTGGCCCGGCATCGTACTGTTCACCCTAAGCTACATGCTGCTCACGGCCTTCCGCGACTTTCGCGACAACTTCTCCGCAGAAGTGTGGCGCGCCCTGGGTCAAGGGAATTCACCCGAGATCTTTACCACGACCGAAGTCCCCGTCTCGATCATCGTGCTCGTCGTGATGGGCAGCATCATGATCATCAAGAGTAACAAGCTTGCGCTGATGGTCAATCACATCATCATCTTTTTTGGCATGGCTCTCATTGGTGTCAGCACGCTGCTCTTCCAGCACCAGTTGATCTCTCCTACCTTGTGGATGATCCTGATCGGGCTTGGATTGTACCTGGGTTATGTTCCGTTCAACAGCATCTTTTTCGATCGGATGCTGGCCACCTTTCAATATGTGGGCACGGTAGGATTCATCATGTATGTAGCCGATTCGTTCGGATACCTCGGCAGTGTGAGCGTGTTGTTCTTCAAGGAATTCGGCTACGCAACGGTAGGATGGCTCGACTTTTTTATTTCGTGTGCCTATATTATCTCGGCGGCGGGCTGTTTGCTTATCGGTGGGTCGATGCTTTATTTTCACCTGAAGCACCGGCAGTGGAAGATGCAAAGCGCTTAG
- a CDS encoding HAD family hydrolase, with product MTIDLVVFDLAGTTVKDNKDVHRVLQQALAAHDVTISLEDANAVMGIPKPVAIRQLLEKNYPGPLQITDDWIDQIHRAFVKTMIDFYRNDPSVGEKPGVSETFRKLKANNVKVVVDTGFDRAITAPLLDRLGWEERGLIDGSVTSDEVERGRPYPDLIFRAMQLTHVTDAARVAKVGDTASDLQEGNAAGCGMVIGVTTGAFTREALQEELYTHLIENIPEVLNILPSRG from the coding sequence ATGACCATCGACCTAGTTGTATTCGATCTGGCAGGCACCACTGTAAAAGATAACAAAGACGTTCACCGTGTGTTGCAGCAAGCCTTGGCGGCCCACGATGTCACGATCTCCCTGGAAGATGCCAATGCCGTGATGGGCATACCCAAACCCGTGGCTATCCGCCAGCTGCTGGAAAAGAACTATCCCGGACCGCTGCAGATCACCGACGATTGGATAGACCAGATCCACCGCGCGTTTGTGAAGACGATGATCGACTTTTACCGGAACGATCCCTCCGTAGGCGAGAAACCGGGCGTGAGTGAAACGTTCCGCAAGTTGAAAGCGAATAACGTGAAGGTTGTGGTAGACACCGGGTTTGATCGCGCCATCACCGCCCCGTTGTTGGATAGACTGGGATGGGAGGAGCGCGGCCTCATCGACGGGAGCGTCACCAGCGACGAAGTGGAGCGCGGCCGGCCTTATCCCGACCTGATCTTCCGGGCCATGCAACTGACCCACGTCACCGATGCCGCCCGCGTGGCCAAGGTAGGCGACACGGCTTCCGACCTGCAGGAAGGGAATGCTGCCGGATGCGGCATGGTTATCGGGGTGACTACAGGCGCCTTCACCCGCGAGGCCCTACAAGAGGAACTCTACACGCACCTGATCGAAAATATCCCCGAAGTGTTGAATATTCTGCCCTCGCGCGGTTGA
- a CDS encoding HD domain-containing protein, with protein METTLDPVVEEVLDLYRTYGTVCHRDALSPLEHMLQTAQCAIAAGACNEMVLAAFFHDIGRLCVMPCDLHGHGRKGHEKIGADFLRHCGFPERLARLVEGHVQANRYLSFSCCEYYNTLNEANRKALECQGGPMSRGEARAFEQDPFFQQYVLLCRWDAQATNLNMPLIDWEEIRMRMETALLDHALGRL; from the coding sequence ATGGAAACAACGCTCGATCCCGTCGTTGAAGAAGTGCTAGACCTCTATCGCACGTATGGCACCGTCTGCCACCGCGATGCCCTGTCACCGCTGGAACACATGTTGCAAACCGCACAATGCGCCATCGCAGCCGGAGCTTGCAACGAGATGGTGCTCGCGGCATTCTTTCACGACATCGGCCGGCTTTGCGTGATGCCCTGCGATCTCCACGGCCATGGACGAAAAGGCCATGAGAAGATCGGCGCCGATTTTCTTCGACACTGCGGCTTCCCCGAAAGACTGGCGCGATTGGTCGAAGGCCATGTTCAGGCAAACCGATACCTGAGTTTCTCTTGCTGCGAATATTACAACACGCTAAATGAGGCCAACCGGAAAGCGCTGGAATGTCAAGGTGGCCCGATGTCGCGGGGAGAAGCGCGGGCTTTTGAACAGGACCCTTTCTTTCAGCAATATGTTTTACTATGCCGCTGGGACGCACAGGCAACAAATTTGAATATGCCGCTGATCGATTGGGAAGAAATACGGATGCGGATGGAAACGGCACTACTTGACCACGCGCTGGGCCGTCTGTAG
- a CDS encoding response regulator produces the protein MHLPGPVVLIDDDKDDQAILVEVLQQLGIGEVRLFDNCPDALEFLKHTPEKPFVILCDINLPRMNGLEFRREINESEYLRQKSIPFVFLSTSAMPEQVNEAYTLTVQGFFLKQFSMQGMQATLNCIMEYWLACVHPNALK, from the coding sequence ATGCACCTCCCCGGGCCGGTAGTATTGATCGACGATGACAAGGACGACCAGGCCATATTGGTGGAAGTGCTGCAACAACTGGGGATCGGCGAAGTCCGGTTGTTTGACAACTGCCCCGACGCGCTTGAATTCCTGAAACATACCCCGGAGAAACCCTTCGTGATCCTTTGTGACATAAACCTTCCCCGCATGAACGGCCTGGAATTCAGAAGGGAGATCAACGAAAGCGAATACCTGCGCCAAAAGAGCATCCCGTTTGTTTTCCTGAGCACATCGGCCATGCCAGAGCAGGTGAATGAGGCCTACACGCTCACCGTCCAGGGTTTCTTTTTAAAACAATTTTCCATGCAGGGAATGCAAGCCACCTTGAATTGCATCATGGAATATTGGTTGGCCTGCGTTCATCCGAATGCTTTGAAATAG
- a CDS encoding ABC transporter permease, with protein sequence MLHHYLLLSFRNFRRFKSSFLINLTGLSSGMVCALLIYLWVSDELAIDRIFNNDDRLYQVIKTYPNADGTVSTGEETPSPLAAALLDDMPEVEHSVATIARDPGILSVGEKRMKARPQYVDKDFFEVLPYPVLQGDRKAMLKDKYGVVISDKLAFKLFNTTENIVGKTVAWEGENVELNGAYTIAGVFQSPPENATWQFDILFTHAVYYDTFRERFGLAYWGSNSSHTYVVLKPGTDIVQFNEKIKDYSKAQYKARHGSEGLEWEGRIFLQSYSSKYLHNAYDNGVPSGGRIEYVKLFSIIAVFILAIACINFMNLSTAQAARRMKEIGIKKAIGVARQTLLYQYLCESICMALLSLVLAVGLVLLLLPVFNDITGKGLALHFTAGLVWTMVAVTLLTGVFAGSYPAFYLSGFRPATVLKGKLDASTGESWVRKGLVVFQFGIALLLIVSVLVVYKQMEFIQKKNLGYNKDNIIVFTNEGKLRAHMDAFITEVKRIPGVVNASSMGGNFLGNNGGGGGIDWEGKQPGQGIEFDAVYADYGLIELMDLKMKEGRAFSRQSGSDKDNVIFNETAIAAMNLKDPVGKTVVMWGKKKQIIGIVKDFHYESLYEKVKPFFFRMAEEEGDNQEVLVKIKAGTEPVTLEKIRQYYQSFNEGLPFTYRFMDDDYQKLYASEERVARLSRYFAGIAMLISCLGLFGLAAYTAERRMKEIGIRKVLGSSVAGIVYLLSGEFAKIVAAAILIALPLSYVLASQWLSSFAFRIALEPWYFLTAALLTLLVAWFTVGALAIKAAKLNPATILRME encoded by the coding sequence ATGTTGCACCATTATCTCCTCCTGTCCTTCCGCAATTTCAGAAGGTTCAAAAGCTCCTTCCTCATCAACCTGACAGGCCTTTCCAGCGGCATGGTTTGCGCACTGCTCATTTACCTTTGGGTGAGCGATGAACTGGCCATCGACCGCATATTCAACAACGACGACCGCCTGTATCAGGTGATAAAGACCTATCCCAATGCCGATGGCACGGTCAGCACGGGCGAAGAAACACCGTCGCCGTTGGCTGCTGCATTGCTGGACGATATGCCTGAAGTAGAGCATAGCGTAGCCACCATTGCAAGAGATCCGGGCATTTTAAGCGTCGGCGAGAAACGCATGAAAGCGCGGCCGCAATATGTTGACAAAGATTTCTTCGAAGTGCTCCCTTACCCCGTGCTGCAGGGCGACAGGAAAGCCATGTTGAAGGATAAATACGGTGTTGTCATATCCGACAAGCTGGCCTTCAAATTATTCAACACCACCGAAAACATAGTAGGCAAAACCGTGGCTTGGGAAGGTGAGAATGTAGAGTTGAACGGAGCCTATACCATCGCCGGTGTTTTTCAATCTCCACCGGAAAACGCCACCTGGCAGTTTGACATTTTATTTACCCATGCGGTTTACTATGACACTTTTCGGGAACGCTTTGGTCTTGCCTATTGGGGAAGTAACTCGTCGCATACTTACGTTGTCCTAAAACCTGGGACGGATATCGTCCAATTCAACGAGAAGATAAAGGACTATAGCAAAGCCCAATACAAAGCCCGCCATGGCAGTGAAGGGCTGGAATGGGAGGGACGCATTTTCTTGCAATCCTATTCTTCTAAATATTTGCACAACGCTTATGACAATGGTGTGCCTTCCGGTGGACGCATCGAATATGTGAAGCTGTTTTCCATTATCGCGGTGTTTATTCTTGCCATTGCTTGTATCAACTTCATGAACTTGTCGACGGCCCAGGCCGCGCGACGCATGAAAGAAATTGGCATTAAGAAGGCGATCGGCGTGGCGCGTCAAACATTGCTATACCAATACCTCTGCGAATCCATATGCATGGCGCTGCTGTCGCTGGTTTTGGCGGTGGGCCTGGTGTTGTTGTTGTTGCCGGTGTTTAACGACATCACGGGAAAGGGGCTCGCGTTGCATTTCACCGCTGGCCTGGTGTGGACGATGGTAGCTGTTACGCTGCTCACGGGCGTGTTCGCGGGCAGCTACCCGGCGTTCTATCTCTCGGGTTTCCGCCCGGCAACCGTGCTGAAGGGCAAACTGGATGCGAGTACGGGCGAGTCATGGGTGCGAAAGGGATTGGTGGTATTTCAGTTTGGCATTGCGCTGTTGCTCATCGTGTCGGTGCTGGTGGTTTATAAACAAATGGAATTCATCCAAAAAAAGAACCTCGGGTATAACAAAGACAATATCATCGTCTTCACCAACGAGGGCAAGCTGCGCGCACACATGGATGCTTTTATCACGGAGGTGAAACGCATTCCCGGTGTAGTGAATGCTTCCAGCATGGGTGGAAATTTTCTAGGCAACAACGGCGGCGGCGGTGGCATTGACTGGGAAGGAAAGCAACCCGGTCAGGGTATCGAATTCGATGCGGTCTATGCCGACTACGGGCTGATCGAATTGATGGATCTGAAGATGAAAGAAGGCCGCGCGTTCTCCCGGCAATCCGGCTCCGATAAGGACAACGTGATCTTTAACGAAACCGCCATCGCGGCCATGAACCTGAAAGATCCTGTGGGCAAGACAGTGGTGATGTGGGGAAAGAAAAAACAGATCATCGGCATCGTAAAAGATTTTCATTACGAGTCACTCTATGAAAAAGTAAAACCGTTTTTCTTTCGCATGGCCGAGGAGGAGGGCGACAACCAGGAAGTGCTCGTAAAGATCAAGGCCGGTACAGAGCCGGTCACCCTCGAAAAGATCAGGCAGTACTACCAGAGCTTCAACGAAGGCTTGCCCTTTACTTACCGCTTCATGGACGATGACTATCAAAAGCTGTACGCTTCCGAGGAGCGCGTGGCCCGGCTGTCGCGTTATTTTGCCGGCATCGCTATGTTGATTTCCTGCCTGGGGTTGTTTGGCCTGGCCGCCTACACAGCCGAACGCCGCATGAAAGAGATCGGGATCCGAAAAGTGTTAGGTTCTTCGGTGGCGGGCATTGTGTACTTGCTGTCGGGAGAGTTTGCCAAAATCGTGGCGGCAGCCATTCTCATCGCGCTGCCGTTGAGCTATGTCCTGGCGTCGCAGTGGCTCAGCAGCTTTGCGTTTCGCATTGCCCTCGAGCCGTGGTACTTCTTGACGGCCGCGCTGCTCACCTTGCTGGTAGCCTGGTTCACGGTCGGAGCGCTGGCCATAAAAGCAGCAAAGCTCAATCCGGCAACGATTCTGCGAATGGAATAG
- a CDS encoding OsmC family protein, with translation MIISATIHNRRDTNDIIVQTDSNRKTVNIPGKAEGFGSSINGGELLLLALATCFCNDIYREGARKNMVIQSVDVTVTGTFAREHESATDITYQVNVQAPAHSSQEINDLIRFVDSIAEIHNTLRKGAQVTLKL, from the coding sequence ATGATCATTTCGGCCACGATTCACAATCGCCGCGACACCAACGATATCATCGTTCAAACCGACAGCAACCGCAAGACGGTAAACATTCCCGGCAAGGCTGAAGGTTTCGGCTCTTCCATAAATGGAGGTGAATTGCTGCTCCTGGCACTGGCTACCTGTTTTTGCAACGATATATACCGCGAAGGGGCTCGTAAAAATATGGTGATCCAATCAGTCGATGTTACGGTCACCGGAACATTTGCCCGCGAGCACGAGTCCGCTACCGACATCACGTATCAAGTAAACGTGCAGGCGCCCGCACACTCTTCGCAGGAAATAAACGATCTTATCCGCTTCGTTGATTCCATTGCTGAAATACACAACACCTTAAGAAAAGGTGCACAGGTGACGCTGAAGCTGTGA